The following proteins come from a genomic window of Heyndrickxia acidicola:
- a CDS encoding flavin reductase family protein: protein MLSIDPASNSVKENYKLLIGSIIPRPIAFVTSASSDGVVNAAPFSYFNVVSAEPPLVSISVGRVRGERKDTSRNILENKEFVIHIVDEENVVKVNQTSASLPPDESEVDLARLTKVESSVVSVPGVKESKIRMECVLEHCLELGEKEAPSCDLIIGRIVRFHFAEEVYEAGKINYDKLKAVSRLAGNDYAKIGDIFSIERPK from the coding sequence TTGTTATCGATCGATCCTGCATCAAACAGTGTAAAGGAAAATTATAAATTGTTGATTGGCAGCATTATTCCAAGACCGATTGCGTTTGTAACGTCTGCTTCAAGCGATGGAGTGGTCAATGCAGCTCCTTTTAGCTACTTTAATGTGGTTTCTGCCGAGCCCCCTCTGGTATCCATATCTGTTGGACGTGTTCGAGGTGAGCGGAAGGATACTTCGAGAAATATTTTAGAGAACAAAGAATTTGTCATTCACATTGTGGATGAGGAGAACGTGGTAAAAGTAAACCAGACATCCGCCAGTCTCCCGCCAGATGAAAGTGAAGTGGATTTAGCGAGACTTACGAAGGTGGAGAGCAGCGTCGTTTCGGTTCCGGGAGTAAAAGAATCAAAAATCCGGATGGAATGTGTCTTGGAGCATTGTCTTGAACTTGGCGAAAAGGAAGCACCCTCCTGTGACTTAATCATTGGTCGGATCGTTCGTTTTCACTTTGCAGAAGAGGTATATGAGGCGGGGAAAATTAATTATGACAAGTTAAAAGCTGTCAGCAGGCTAGCTGGCAATGATTATGCAAAAATTGGAGACATTTTTTCCATTGAAAGACCTAAATAA
- a CDS encoding alpha/beta hydrolase has translation MKHLFQKGTDPNKPVLLLLHGTGGTEQDLLPLAEKIDGAASVLSVRGNVLENGMPRFFARLAEGVFDEEDLIFRTKELYDFLGEASEKYAFDRKNIVAIGYSNGANIAGSLLFHYKDSLKGAILHHPMVPRRGIDLPDLTGTEVFIGAGTNDPMCPAAESEELKKLLEEARANVGLHWENYGHQLTYGEVEAAAAWYKKHF, from the coding sequence ATGAAGCATTTATTCCAAAAAGGCACTGATCCTAATAAGCCAGTCCTGCTTTTATTGCATGGAACAGGCGGAACCGAGCAGGATTTGCTGCCTTTAGCTGAAAAAATAGATGGAGCTGCTTCCGTGCTCAGTGTCCGGGGAAATGTGCTGGAAAACGGCATGCCGCGTTTCTTTGCCAGGCTGGCAGAAGGGGTATTCGATGAAGAGGATTTGATTTTCCGCACAAAGGAGCTTTATGATTTCTTGGGTGAAGCCTCAGAAAAGTATGCCTTTGACCGGAAGAATATCGTAGCCATTGGTTACTCAAACGGTGCGAATATTGCCGGCAGTCTGTTATTCCACTATAAAGATTCATTGAAAGGAGCCATCCTCCATCATCCGATGGTTCCAAGGAGAGGAATTGATCTTCCGGACCTTACAGGAACAGAAGTCTTTATCGGAGCGGGAACAAATGACCCGATGTGCCCGGCGGCGGAATCAGAAGAGCTTAAAAAGCTGCTTGAGGAAGCCCGTGCAAATGTTGGCCTGCACTGGGAAAATTATGGCCACCAGTTGACCTATGGCGAGGTCGAAGCGGCTGCAGCCTGGTATAAAAAGCATTTTTAA
- a CDS encoding DMT family transporter, producing MKEISRTKSALILAFLVIIWGINWPLSKLALIYTPPLLFAGIRTFLGGLILLIFALPKWKELRFKENWHLYTISAVLNIIMFYGLQTIGLGYMPAGLFSAIVFIEPVLLGIFSWIWLGESMYGLKIAGLALGFAGVAVISSGGFTGSLSVTGILLALGSALGWGLGTVFVKKTGGRVNSIWMVTMQLLIGGLILMGTGTGIERWSEIQWNTAFISDLLFISIFVIAFGWLAFFTLVGSGEASKVGSYTFLIPLIAIIVSSLLLHESITINLVAGLIFILLSICLVNMPVKNRKRGKPNDAEPVQQIQ from the coding sequence ATGAAAGAAATATCGCGCACGAAATCTGCCTTGATTCTTGCTTTTTTAGTAATTATATGGGGAATTAATTGGCCGCTTTCGAAGCTTGCGCTTATCTATACACCGCCGCTGTTATTTGCAGGCATCCGAACTTTTCTAGGAGGATTGATTCTCCTGATTTTTGCTCTTCCTAAATGGAAAGAGCTGCGTTTTAAAGAAAACTGGCATTTATATACGATTTCTGCTGTGTTAAATATTATTATGTTTTATGGCCTTCAAACCATTGGGCTGGGCTATATGCCTGCGGGGCTTTTTTCAGCTATTGTGTTTATTGAACCGGTTTTATTAGGGATTTTCAGCTGGATATGGCTGGGTGAATCCATGTATGGACTGAAAATTGCCGGATTGGCTCTCGGCTTTGCGGGTGTCGCTGTCATCAGCTCAGGTGGCTTTACAGGCAGTTTGTCTGTAACGGGCATTCTGCTTGCGCTCGGCTCAGCACTCGGCTGGGGGCTTGGCACGGTTTTTGTTAAGAAAACAGGCGGCCGGGTAAACTCCATTTGGATGGTGACCATGCAGCTGCTGATTGGCGGGCTCATCTTAATGGGCACAGGAACAGGGATAGAAAGATGGTCTGAGATCCAGTGGAATACCGCTTTTATTTCTGACTTGCTGTTTATCTCTATCTTTGTGATTGCCTTTGGATGGCTGGCCTTTTTTACACTGGTTGGATCCGGAGAAGCAAGTAAGGTTGGGTCCTACACCTTCCTGATTCCGTTGATTGCGATTATTGTGAGTTCCTTGCTGCTTCATGAATCGATCACTATTAATCTAGTAGCGGGATTGATTTTCATACTATTGAGCATTTGTTTAGTGAATATGCCGGTTAAGAATCGAAAACGCGGCAAACCGAATGATGCAGAACCAGTTCAGCAAATACAGTAA
- a CDS encoding S53 family peptidase: MKPTLRKTEFSVAAGLLTFFSVFSISTSASTAPQALNSKMVKHPIHFKHLSSQKNKPFASSGSTTYNPSQIKKAYGIDQLSKSGVGQTIALIEAYGSPTIQSDLNTFDTQWGLPAANIEVDYPQGKPATDGGWALETSLDVEWAHALAPSAKIMVVSAKSASTADLLVAEDYATNHGATVVSNSWGGSEFSGESSYDSHFNHAGITYLASAGDSGAGGSWPASSSSVVAVGGTTLNLNSSGAYSSESAWTDSGGAVSSYEARPSYQSNWTSVVGSKRGIPDVAFDADPNTGVYVYTSTPDNGQSGWFSVGGTSFSAPAWGALVALSDEGRSTALSSSQVLSAIYSTAGTTGSTGYKTNFHDITTGSNGYSATAGYDVVTGIGSPVANQLVPILNSK; the protein is encoded by the coding sequence ATGAAACCAACTCTTCGCAAAACTGAATTTAGTGTGGCAGCCGGATTACTGACCTTTTTTAGTGTATTTAGCATTTCTACCTCTGCGAGCACAGCACCCCAAGCATTAAATTCGAAAATGGTAAAGCACCCTATTCATTTTAAACATCTTTCCAGTCAAAAGAACAAACCTTTTGCCTCATCAGGAAGCACTACTTACAATCCTTCTCAAATCAAAAAAGCATACGGCATTGATCAGCTATCCAAATCAGGCGTTGGCCAAACGATTGCCTTAATCGAAGCCTATGGAAGTCCAACAATCCAGTCTGATTTAAACACATTTGATACACAATGGGGGCTCCCTGCTGCTAACATCGAAGTGGATTATCCGCAAGGAAAACCGGCTACCGATGGCGGCTGGGCGCTTGAAACATCATTGGATGTAGAATGGGCACACGCTCTTGCACCTTCTGCAAAAATCATGGTGGTTTCAGCGAAATCAGCTTCTACTGCTGATTTGCTTGTTGCAGAAGACTATGCGACCAATCATGGTGCCACTGTCGTTTCAAACAGCTGGGGCGGCTCTGAATTTTCAGGTGAATCCTCCTACGACAGCCACTTCAACCATGCAGGAATTACGTACCTTGCCTCTGCAGGTGACAGCGGCGCAGGCGGATCCTGGCCGGCTTCTTCCTCCAGTGTCGTAGCCGTTGGCGGCACTACTTTAAATCTTAACAGTTCAGGAGCATACAGCAGTGAATCTGCTTGGACGGATTCCGGCGGTGCAGTGAGCTCCTATGAAGCAAGACCTTCTTATCAATCAAACTGGACAAGCGTTGTAGGCTCAAAACGCGGTATTCCGGATGTTGCCTTTGATGCAGATCCTAACACTGGCGTTTATGTCTACACAAGTACACCTGACAACGGACAGTCCGGCTGGTTCTCCGTAGGGGGTACAAGCTTCAGCGCACCAGCATGGGGAGCACTTGTTGCCCTGTCCGATGAAGGACGCTCTACAGCCCTTTCCAGCTCTCAAGTTCTTAGTGCTATTTACAGCACTGCAGGAACAACTGGAAGCACAGGCTACAAAACGAACTTCCATGACATCACAACAGGCAGCAACGGTTACTCCGCAACAGCCGGCTACGATGTAGTGACAGGCATCGGTTCACCAGTTGCCAACCAATTAGTGCCTATTTTAAATAGTAAATAA
- a CDS encoding glycoside hydrolase family 13 protein — MFKEAVFHRPKNNFVYAYNSETLHVRIQTKKDDINSIVLHFQDPFAFDGVGIEHSTVAMTRIGTGSLYDYWQGEISSPHIMRIEYCFELSDGEETCFFGESGFCGAYEEIKNHFRYPYLHKADVFDAPEWVKETVWYQIFPERFANGDPSNDPEGTLSWGSEPPSETNFFGGDLEGIIQKLDYIKDLGVTGIYLTPVFKAESNHKYDTIDYMEIDPQFGDKETLKRLVKEAHDKGIRVMLDAVFNHSGYYFKPFQDVLENGEQSKYKDWFHIHEFPVKTEPVPNYDTFGFTYTMPKFNTQNPEAREYLLKVARYWIEECDIDGWRLDVANEVDHAFWIDFRKTVRDIKPDLYIVGEIWHDSLPWLQGDQFDAVMNYPFTSRVKDYFAYRSISLAEFREGIEELKFMYPQNVHDVAFNLLGSHDTPRILDECGDDKEKVKLLFLFQLAFSGSPCLYYGDEIAMFGGGDPGNRACMVWDEESMDLELLEFVKQLLHLRKEHKALSRGEIGFHVREDCLAFEKHYGDETLFVVINNSDEPGTFEFDHEHFSFLLLNGESVEEEKAISLPPKGYAILKA; from the coding sequence TTGTTTAAGGAAGCAGTTTTTCATCGTCCGAAAAATAATTTTGTTTATGCCTATAATAGCGAGACCCTCCATGTAAGGATTCAAACAAAAAAGGATGACATAAACAGCATTGTACTCCATTTTCAGGATCCCTTTGCGTTTGATGGTGTTGGAATTGAGCATTCGACAGTGGCTATGACCAGAATTGGTACAGGCAGCCTGTATGATTACTGGCAGGGGGAAATTTCTTCTCCTCATATAATGAGAATTGAGTATTGCTTTGAATTATCGGATGGGGAAGAAACGTGCTTTTTTGGAGAAAGCGGCTTTTGCGGAGCCTATGAAGAAATAAAAAACCACTTTCGATATCCTTATTTGCACAAAGCAGATGTCTTTGATGCCCCGGAATGGGTAAAGGAAACCGTTTGGTATCAAATATTTCCTGAGCGTTTTGCCAATGGTGATCCATCAAATGACCCGGAAGGAACCCTTTCCTGGGGAAGCGAGCCGCCTTCTGAGACCAATTTTTTTGGCGGCGACTTGGAAGGAATCATTCAAAAGCTCGATTATATTAAGGACCTTGGTGTGACTGGTATTTATTTGACCCCTGTATTCAAGGCGGAATCTAACCATAAGTACGATACAATCGATTATATGGAAATCGATCCGCAGTTTGGGGACAAGGAAACCCTGAAGCGGCTGGTAAAGGAAGCACACGACAAAGGAATCCGCGTCATGCTGGATGCAGTCTTTAATCACAGCGGCTATTATTTCAAACCTTTTCAAGATGTGCTGGAAAATGGGGAGCAGTCAAAGTATAAGGATTGGTTTCACATCCATGAGTTTCCTGTTAAAACGGAGCCGGTTCCTAACTATGATACCTTTGGGTTTACGTATACCATGCCAAAATTCAACACCCAAAATCCTGAAGCAAGAGAATACCTCTTGAAGGTTGCCCGCTACTGGATTGAAGAGTGTGATATTGACGGATGGCGGCTGGATGTGGCAAATGAAGTGGATCATGCCTTCTGGATCGATTTTCGCAAAACTGTACGGGACATAAAGCCTGACCTTTATATTGTTGGCGAAATCTGGCATGACAGTCTGCCCTGGCTGCAAGGGGACCAGTTCGACGCCGTCATGAACTATCCTTTTACCAGCCGTGTTAAGGACTATTTTGCCTACCGGTCTATTAGTTTGGCAGAATTCAGGGAAGGCATTGAGGAACTTAAATTCATGTACCCTCAGAATGTCCATGACGTAGCCTTTAACCTGCTGGGCAGCCATGACACCCCGCGGATTCTGGACGAGTGCGGGGATGATAAAGAAAAAGTGAAGCTTTTGTTCCTGTTCCAGCTGGCCTTTTCTGGAAGCCCCTGCCTTTATTATGGAGACGAAATTGCCATGTTCGGAGGAGGGGATCCAGGCAACCGTGCCTGCATGGTATGGGATGAAGAAAGTATGGATCTCGAATTGCTGGAATTTGTGAAGCAGCTCCTGCATCTAAGAAAGGAACACAAAGCTCTATCCCGCGGTGAAATTGGTTTTCATGTCCGCGAAGATTGCCTTGCCTTTGAAAAGCATTATGGAGATGAAACGTTATTTGTGGTTATCAACAACAGCGATGAGCCAGGTACATTTGAATTTGACCATGAGCATTTCAGCTTCTTGCTTCTGAATGGCGAAAGTGTCGAAGAGGAAAAAGCGATTTCTCTGCCTCCAAAGGGCTATGCGATTTTAAAAGCATAG
- a CDS encoding glycoside hydrolase family 13 protein, producing MKQTWWKDSVIYQIYPRSFMDSNGDGVGDLRGVIMKLDYLKKLGIDVIWLSPIFKSPNADNGYDVSDYQDIMTEFGTMADFDELLEEAHKRGLHIMLDLVVNHSSDEHKWFVESRSSKDNPYRDYYIWHPGKENGQPPSNWGAAWGDSAWKYDEKTGEYYLHLFHEKQPDLNWENPKLRQEVYRMMNFWLDKGVDGFRMDVINFISKVPGFPDGEMIAGAKFGDSGPHFLNGPRIHEFLQEMNRESLSKYNVVTVGEMPGANVEQAKLYTGEERNELNMIFHFEHVDIGNGRYGKWDPQQWKLSELKRIFSRWQTGLEEAGWNSLYWSNHDQPRAVSRWANDSEEYREISAKMIATCLHFLKGTPYVYQGEELGMTNVSFEKVEDYRDVETLNAFRDLYGEGRLSLEEMMRGIHERSRDNARTPIHWDDNENGGFTTGTPWIEVNPNYKQINAKQALEDEHSIFYYYQTLIRLRKEEPVMVHGAYDVLLEDHEQLWAYTRTLENEQLLVVCNFSDTRQDFELPESPAYQRHELLIANREIEEGSSAQSFTLEPYEARVYKLFK from the coding sequence ATGAAACAGACGTGGTGGAAGGATTCTGTTATTTACCAGATTTATCCCCGCAGCTTTATGGATTCCAACGGCGATGGAGTTGGTGATTTGCGCGGAGTCATCATGAAGCTGGACTATTTAAAAAAGCTGGGGATTGATGTCATATGGCTGAGCCCTATTTTCAAGTCGCCCAATGCCGATAATGGGTATGACGTCAGCGACTATCAGGATATTATGACAGAGTTTGGAACGATGGCAGACTTTGATGAGCTGCTGGAGGAGGCGCATAAGCGCGGTCTTCATATCATGCTGGATCTTGTTGTCAATCACTCAAGCGATGAACATAAGTGGTTTGTAGAATCCCGTTCTTCTAAGGACAACCCATACAGAGATTATTATATTTGGCACCCAGGAAAAGAGAATGGGCAGCCGCCAAGCAACTGGGGTGCAGCCTGGGGAGATTCGGCCTGGAAGTATGATGAGAAAACAGGAGAATACTATTTGCATCTTTTCCATGAGAAGCAGCCTGATTTGAACTGGGAGAACCCTAAGCTTCGCCAGGAGGTTTACCGTATGATGAACTTTTGGCTGGATAAGGGTGTAGATGGTTTCCGTATGGACGTTATCAATTTCATTTCCAAGGTTCCGGGATTTCCTGACGGTGAAATGATTGCAGGAGCAAAATTTGGAGACAGCGGCCCCCACTTTTTAAATGGCCCCCGTATTCATGAATTTTTACAGGAAATGAACCGGGAATCCTTAAGCAAGTACAATGTCGTAACAGTTGGCGAAATGCCGGGTGCTAACGTCGAACAGGCTAAGCTGTATACAGGGGAAGAACGAAACGAATTGAACATGATTTTTCATTTCGAGCATGTCGATATCGGAAATGGACGTTATGGAAAATGGGATCCGCAACAATGGAAGCTGAGCGAGTTGAAGAGGATTTTTTCCAGATGGCAGACAGGGCTTGAAGAAGCAGGCTGGAATTCTTTGTACTGGTCCAATCATGACCAGCCGAGAGCGGTTTCCAGATGGGCCAATGATTCAGAGGAGTATCGGGAAATCAGTGCAAAAATGATTGCCACGTGCCTGCACTTCTTAAAGGGAACGCCATATGTGTACCAGGGAGAAGAACTGGGGATGACGAATGTTTCTTTTGAAAAAGTGGAAGACTACCGCGATGTGGAAACATTGAACGCGTTTCGTGATTTGTATGGCGAGGGCAGGCTCAGCCTGGAGGAAATGATGCGCGGCATCCATGAACGCAGCCGTGATAACGCAAGAACACCGATACATTGGGATGACAACGAAAACGGAGGCTTTACAACCGGGACGCCTTGGATTGAAGTAAATCCAAACTATAAACAGATTAATGCGAAGCAAGCCTTAGAAGATGAACATTCCATCTTTTATTATTATCAAACATTAATCCGCCTGCGCAAGGAAGAGCCTGTGATGGTACATGGAGCATATGATGTGCTGCTTGAGGATCATGAACAGCTCTGGGCTTACACGAGAACGCTGGAAAATGAGCAGCTGCTTGTAGTGTGCAATTTTAGTGATACCCGCCAGGACTTTGAACTTCCGGAGTCTCCTGCGTATCAACGTCACGAATTGCTTATTGCTAATCGGGAGATAGAGGAAGGAAGCTCTGCTCAAAGCTTTACATTAGAGCCTTACGAAGCAAGGGTGTATAAGCTTTTTAAGTAA
- a CDS encoding NADPH-dependent FMN reductase, whose amino-acid sequence MKFVAIVGSLKKQSLNRKLAAYIQERYKEKADIEILPIEKLPFYSEDEELNPPSIVTDIKKKIADSDGIIIATPEYNHSIPGVLKNALDWFSRVDRVMVGKPVMIVGGSPGILGTVRAQVHLRQILNSPGISALVLPGNEVFVGGLHEKLDESGHLTHEPTSQFLDGVMDNFQKWVERTKGF is encoded by the coding sequence ATGAAATTTGTTGCCATTGTGGGAAGTCTTAAAAAGCAGTCCCTTAATCGAAAACTTGCAGCCTATATTCAGGAACGTTATAAGGAAAAAGCGGACATTGAGATTCTTCCTATCGAAAAGCTTCCGTTTTATTCAGAGGATGAGGAGTTGAACCCTCCTTCTATTGTGACAGACATTAAGAAGAAAATTGCCGATAGCGACGGGATTATTATCGCGACGCCTGAATATAACCACTCTATTCCCGGCGTGTTAAAAAACGCGCTCGATTGGTTTTCACGTGTAGATAGAGTAATGGTCGGCAAGCCTGTTATGATCGTAGGCGGGTCACCTGGTATTTTAGGGACTGTCCGCGCCCAGGTTCATCTGCGCCAGATTTTGAATTCACCAGGCATTTCTGCTTTGGTTCTTCCGGGAAATGAGGTATTCGTAGGTGGTCTTCATGAAAAGCTTGATGAATCAGGACATCTCACACATGAACCGACTTCTCAATTCCTGGATGGCGTAATGGATAATTTTCAAAAATGGGTTGAAAGAACAAAAGGATTTTAA
- the katA gene encoding catalase KatA: MTNEKKNLTTSWGAPVGDNQNSITAGSRGPTLIQDVHLLEKLAHFNRERVPERVVHAKGAGAHGYFEVTNDLTAYTKANFLSEVGKRTPLFIRFSTVAGELGSADTVRDPRGFAVKFYTEEGNYDIVGNNTPVFFIRDAIKFPDFIHTQKRHPATHLKNPNAVWDFWSLSPESLHQVTILMSDRGIPATLRHMDGFGSHTFKWVNEDGEGVWIKYHFKTVQGIKNLSADAAAKIAGENPDYHTEDLYNAIEKGDFPAWKLYVQIMPLKDANTYRFDPFDVTKVWSHKDYPLIEVGKMVLNRNPENYFAEVEQATFSPGTLVPGVEVSPDKMLQGRLFAYADAHRYRVGANHNHLPINRPKAEVRNYQRDGQMRFDGNGGGSVYYEPNSYGGPSEAPEHKPSAYQVSGTADSTAYDHHDHYTQAGDLYRLMTTEERARLVENIVAAMKPVEKDEIKLRQIQHFYKADPEYGTLVAKGLGLSIPEEASSVK, translated from the coding sequence ATGACCAATGAGAAAAAGAATTTAACGACAAGCTGGGGTGCTCCGGTTGGAGACAATCAAAACTCGATCACAGCAGGATCCCGCGGCCCTACTTTAATTCAGGACGTTCATTTATTAGAAAAACTTGCCCACTTCAACAGAGAACGTGTTCCAGAACGCGTCGTCCATGCGAAAGGGGCAGGGGCTCATGGCTACTTCGAAGTAACCAACGACCTGACTGCCTATACAAAGGCAAACTTCCTGTCTGAAGTCGGCAAACGCACTCCTTTGTTCATCCGATTCTCCACTGTAGCAGGTGAGCTTGGATCTGCGGACACAGTACGGGACCCTCGGGGATTTGCGGTTAAATTCTATACAGAAGAAGGCAACTACGATATTGTCGGCAACAACACTCCTGTCTTCTTCATTCGTGATGCGATTAAGTTTCCTGACTTTATCCATACTCAAAAACGCCATCCGGCCACTCACCTGAAAAATCCCAATGCAGTATGGGATTTCTGGTCTTTATCTCCTGAATCCCTGCACCAAGTGACCATCCTGATGTCTGACCGCGGCATTCCTGCCACCCTCCGTCACATGGATGGCTTCGGAAGCCATACCTTCAAGTGGGTCAACGAGGACGGAGAAGGCGTCTGGATCAAGTACCACTTTAAAACAGTGCAAGGAATCAAAAACCTTTCTGCCGATGCGGCAGCTAAAATTGCAGGTGAAAATCCTGATTACCATACAGAGGATCTTTACAATGCCATCGAAAAAGGCGATTTCCCTGCATGGAAGCTCTACGTTCAAATCATGCCTCTTAAGGATGCGAATACGTACCGCTTCGATCCATTCGATGTGACAAAGGTTTGGTCACACAAGGACTACCCGCTGATTGAAGTTGGCAAAATGGTGTTAAACCGCAATCCGGAGAACTATTTTGCGGAAGTGGAACAGGCCACCTTCTCTCCTGGCACACTTGTTCCGGGCGTAGAGGTATCGCCTGATAAAATGCTCCAAGGCCGCTTATTTGCCTATGCAGATGCTCACCGGTACCGTGTCGGCGCCAATCACAACCATCTGCCAATCAACCGTCCTAAAGCGGAGGTCCGAAACTACCAGCGTGACGGCCAGATGCGCTTTGACGGCAATGGCGGCGGCTCTGTTTACTATGAGCCGAACAGCTATGGCGGACCAAGTGAAGCACCTGAACATAAGCCTTCAGCCTATCAGGTTTCCGGCACCGCAGACAGTACTGCCTACGACCACCATGATCATTACACACAGGCAGGCGACTTATATCGATTGATGACCACAGAGGAAAGAGCCCGCCTTGTTGAAAATATTGTGGCGGCAATGAAGCCTGTCGAAAAAGACGAAATCAAGCTTCGCCAAATTCAGCACTTCTATAAGGCTGACCCTGAATACGGCACACTTGTAGCCAAAGGACTTGGTTTGTCTATTCCGGAAGAAGCATCTTCTGTAAAATAA
- a CDS encoding NERD domain-containing protein — MIFILLVLLVIGMSLLSSPTIKGRLGEFEVKKQLNKLDAEEYTVLHDVLLPTVKGKTSQLDHLVISKAGIFVIETKNYRGWIYGSERSKQWTQVIYKRKERFYNPIFQNYGHIQALKQIVGEQFPIPYYSLVVFSERAVLKKVEVSALNTHVLQTEQLLKCLKGYHEEMLNPMQRKGILYRLQARSIEGKEARKGHIEQIKKDQAEKKAQIKAGICPKCGGSLVQRKGRNGSFYGCSQFPACRFTS; from the coding sequence ATGATATTCATATTACTGGTCTTACTGGTTATCGGGATGTCTTTGCTCTCTTCGCCCACGATAAAAGGGAGGCTAGGAGAGTTTGAGGTTAAGAAACAGTTAAATAAACTCGATGCGGAAGAATATACCGTTTTGCATGATGTTCTTTTGCCGACTGTGAAGGGAAAGACCTCCCAGCTTGATCACTTAGTTATATCAAAAGCTGGGATATTTGTGATTGAGACCAAAAACTACCGCGGATGGATTTACGGAAGCGAACGAAGCAAGCAATGGACACAGGTCATCTACAAACGAAAGGAAAGGTTCTACAATCCTATTTTTCAAAATTACGGCCATATCCAGGCGCTGAAACAAATTGTTGGAGAGCAGTTTCCAATCCCTTATTACTCTTTGGTTGTTTTTTCAGAAAGGGCTGTTTTGAAAAAAGTGGAAGTATCCGCGTTAAACACTCATGTCCTTCAAACAGAGCAATTGTTGAAGTGTTTAAAGGGCTACCATGAAGAAATGCTGAATCCCATGCAGCGAAAGGGAATTCTTTATCGGCTACAAGCAAGGTCGATTGAGGGAAAAGAGGCAAGAAAGGGCCATATTGAACAAATTAAAAAGGATCAGGCTGAAAAAAAGGCCCAAATTAAAGCTGGGATTTGTCCAAAATGCGGAGGTAGCCTTGTACAAAGGAAAGGACGGAATGGTTCCTTTTATGGATGCAGCCAATTCCCTGCATGCCGGTTTACCTCCTGA
- a CDS encoding amidohydrolase: MLVLKNVNGYDGRGGLLQNAAIFIENGRFGKIGEYVRTPEGCEVLDMAGMILTPGLIDVHTHLGVQEQGVGVEGRDYNETSSAVTPQVRTLDGINPMETGFIDARQAGVTTVQVMPGSANVIGGETVVLKTAGDIVDEMVLKCPAGLKAATGENPKREHGQKGRPPVTRMGIAALLREELIKTQDYLEERKKGKAERNLGLETLAKVLNKEIPMRIHAHRADDIATVLRLKREFDFNLTIEHCTEGHLIAPFIAKHQVRVSVGPTMSARSKVELANKGWHTLVALAEAGVPFSITTDHPIVSIEHLMACVILAVKAGVREELALQAVTLNAALHLGVEDRVGSVEEGKDADFVVWSGDPFDLRSRVLMTFINGVQV, from the coding sequence ATGCTGGTGTTGAAAAATGTAAATGGATATGACGGCAGGGGAGGTCTTTTGCAGAACGCCGCTATTTTTATTGAGAATGGAAGGTTTGGGAAAATTGGAGAGTATGTGCGGACTCCTGAAGGCTGCGAGGTTCTTGATATGGCGGGAATGATCTTGACACCCGGCCTTATTGATGTGCATACACATCTTGGTGTGCAGGAGCAGGGGGTTGGCGTGGAGGGGCGGGATTACAATGAAACCAGTTCAGCCGTCACACCCCAGGTACGCACACTGGATGGCATCAATCCGATGGAAACGGGATTCATTGATGCAAGGCAAGCGGGGGTTACCACCGTACAGGTTATGCCCGGAAGTGCCAATGTGATTGGAGGGGAAACGGTGGTGTTGAAAACGGCGGGAGATATTGTCGATGAAATGGTCCTCAAATGTCCTGCCGGGTTAAAAGCAGCTACAGGTGAAAATCCTAAACGAGAGCATGGGCAAAAAGGGAGACCGCCAGTGACACGGATGGGGATAGCGGCCCTCCTCAGGGAAGAATTGATAAAGACTCAGGATTATTTAGAAGAAAGGAAAAAGGGGAAAGCAGAACGGAACCTTGGGCTGGAGACGCTAGCCAAAGTGTTGAATAAAGAAATCCCTATGCGCATACACGCACACCGTGCTGATGACATTGCCACTGTTTTAAGGCTGAAGAGAGAATTTGATTTTAACCTGACGATTGAGCATTGTACGGAAGGGCATCTCATTGCCCCTTTTATCGCAAAGCACCAGGTTCGTGTGTCAGTGGGCCCTACAATGTCAGCCCGTTCAAAGGTAGAGCTGGCCAATAAAGGCTGGCATACCCTGGTGGCGTTGGCAGAAGCCGGTGTTCCTTTTTCCATCACAACGGATCATCCCATTGTCTCCATTGAACACTTAATGGCGTGTGTCATTCTGGCTGTAAAAGCCGGTGTCAGGGAGGAGCTCGCTCTTCAAGCTGTGACATTGAATGCGGCTCTGCATCTTGGGGTGGAGGATCGGGTCGGATCTGTTGAGGAGGGAAAGGATGCGGATTTTGTCGTGTGGAGCGGTGATCCTTTTGATCTTCGCAGCCGGGTGCTGATGACATTTATTAATGGAGTGCAGGTGTAG